A genomic window from Arvicola amphibius chromosome 5, mArvAmp1.2, whole genome shotgun sequence includes:
- the Chst14 gene encoding carbohydrate sulfotransferase 14 — protein MFPRPLTPLAAPKGAEPLGRTPRRAPLSRARAGLGGPPLLLPSMLMFAVIVASSGLLLMIERGILSEMKPLPLHPSSHKGAAWRGTAPKPGGLSLDAGDSDLQVREDVRNRTLRAVCGQPGMPRDPWDLPVGQRRTLLRHILVSDRYRFLYCYVPKVACSNWKRVLKVLAGVLDNVDVRLKMDHRSDLVFLADLRPEEIRYRLQHYFKFLFVRDPLERLLSAYRNKFGEIREYQQRYGAEIIRRYRAGAGPSPAGDDVTFPEFLRYLVDEDPEHMNEHWMPVYHLCQPCAVHYDFVGSYERLEADANQVLEWVRAPPHVRFPARQAWYRPASPESLHYHLCNVPRALLQDVLPKYILDFSLFAYPLPNVTREACHQ, from the coding sequence ATGTTTCCTCGCCCTCTGACCCCACTGGCGGCCCCAAAAGGCGCCGAGCCCCTGGGCCGCACGCCGAGGCGGGCCCCATTGAGTAGGGCCCGTGCTGGGCTCGGGGGGCCACCCCTGCTGCTGCCGTCCATGCTGATGTTTGCAGTGATCGTGGCCTCCAGTGGGCTACTGCTCATGATCGAGCGGGGCATCCTATCGGAAATGAAACCCCTTCCCCTGCACCCTTCCAGTCACAAAGGCGCGGCCTGGCGTGGGACAGCTCCTAAGCCTGGAGGCCTATCCTTGGATGCTGGGGACTCGGACTTGCAAGTGCGGGAGGACGTCCGAAACCGGACCTTGAGGGCGGTGTGCGGACAACCAGGCATGCCCCGGGACCCCTGGGACTTGCCGGTGGGGCAGCGGCGCACCCTACTGCGCCACATCCTCGTAAGTGACCGCTACCGCTTTCTCTACTGCTATGTCCCCAAAGTGGCCTGCTCTAACTGGAAGCGCGTGCTGAAGGTGCTGGCGGGCGTCCTGGACAACGTGGACGTCCGCCTCAAGATGGACCACCGCAGTGACCTGGTGTTTCTGGCAGACCTGCGGCCTGAGGAGATTCGCTATCGTCTGCAGCATTACTTCAAGTTCCTGTTTGTGCGAGACCCCTTGGAACGCCTCCTGTCTGCTTACCGCAACAAGTTTGGGGAAATCCGAGAGTATCAGCAGCGCTATGGAGCTGAAATAATCAGGCGCTACAGGGCTGGAGCTGGCCCCAGTCCTGCAGGGGACGATGTcaccttcccagaattcctgagATACCTGGTGGATGAGGATCCTGAGCACATGAATGAGCACTGGATGCCTGTGTACCACCTGTGCCAACCATGTGCTGTGCACTACGACTTTGTGGGTTCTTATGAGAGGCTGGAGGCTGATGCCAACCAGGTGCTCGAGTGGGTGCGAGCCCCACCCCATGTCCGGTTCCCAGCTCGCCAGGCCTGGTACCGGCCGGCCAGCCCGGAAAGTCTGCATTACCACCTGTGCAATGTCCCGCGAGCCCTGCTTCAGGATGTGCTGCCTAAGTATATCCTGGACTTCTCCCTCTTTGCTTACCCACTGCCCAATGTCACCAGGGAAGCCTGTCACCAGTGA